One region of Manduca sexta isolate Smith_Timp_Sample1 chromosome 25, JHU_Msex_v1.0, whole genome shotgun sequence genomic DNA includes:
- the LOC115444953 gene encoding 14-3-3 protein zeta isoform X1, with the protein MSVDKEELVQRAKLAEQAERYDDMAAAMKEVTETGVELSNEERNLLSVAYKNVVGARRSSWRVISSIEQKTEGSERKQQMAKEYRVKVEKELREICYDVLGLLDKHLIPKASNPESKVFYLKMKGDYYRYLAEVATGETRHSVVEDSQKAYQDAFEISKAKMQPTHPIRLGLALNFSVFYYEILNSPDKACQLAKQAFDDAIAELDTLNEDSYKDSTLIMQLLRDNLTLWTSDTQGDGDEPAEGGDN; encoded by the exons ATGTCCGTCGACAAGGAGGAACTGGTGCAACGCGCCAAGCTGGCAGAGCAGGCTGAACGATATGACGACATGGCGGCTGCGATGAAAGAAGTAACGGAAACCGGCGTCGAACTCAGCAATGAGGAAAGGAACCTCCTTTCCGTTGCTTATAAAAATGTGGTAGGCGCCCGACGGTCGTCATGGCGAGTCATCTCCTCCATTGAACAAAAAACCGAAGGTTCGGAAAGAAAACAACAGATGGCAAAAGAATATAGGGTTAAAGTAGAAAAGGAGCTCAGAGAAATCTGCTACGATGTACTg GGCTTACTTGACAAGCACCTTATCCCTAAAGCTAGTAATCCAGAAAGTAAAGTATTTTACCTCAAAATGAAAGGAGATTACTACAGGTACCTTGCGGAAGTGGCCACAGGAGAAACCAGACATT CTGTTGTAGAGGATTCACAGAAAGCATACCAAGATGCTTTCGAGATCAGCAAGGCGAAAATGCAGCCCACACACCCAATAAGGCTGGGCCTGGCGTTAAATTTCTCCGTCTTCTATTATGAGATATTAAATTCACCAGACAAGGCGTGTCAGCTCGCCAAACAG GCGTTCGACGACGCGATCGCTGAACTAGACACACTGAACGAGGACTCGTACAAAGACTCGACGCTGATCATGCAGCTGCTGCGAGACAACCTGACGCTGTGGACGTCGGACACGCAGGGCGACGGCGACGAGCCCGCCGAGGGTGGTGACAACTAA
- the LOC115444955 gene encoding mRNA turnover protein 4 homolog — protein sequence MPKSKRDKKVSLTKTNKKGLQLKQKIIEEIRNSLSKYEHIFLFTIDNMRNAKLKDLRNEWKDSRFFFGKNKVMALALGKTKSDEVEDQLNLLSKKLKGQCGLLMTNRDVPEVLNWFKNFSESEYARAGFVATKDVVLPQGPLKDFSHTIEPHLRRLGLPTSLDRGIIHLIKEYQVCKKGTALTPEQASTLKLLGIQMADFKVVIKCHWTKGKGYHKDLEVPSDDEDADNNDNDSGNEAMDADET from the exons ATGCCGAAGTCAAAAAGAGATAAAAAGG TTTCACTGACCAAAACGAACAAAAAAGGACTACAactgaaacaaaaaattattgaagaaattagGAATTCGTTATCGAAATATGAACACATATTTCTGTTTACTATTGATAACATGCGTAATGCAAAACTAAAAGATTTGAGAAACGAATGGAAGGATTCTAGATTCTTTTTTGGGAAGAATAAAGTGATGGCACTGGCTCTCGGAAAAACAAAAAGTGATGAAGTGGAAGATCAGCTCAATTTG CTTTCGAAAAAATTGAAAGGTCAATGCGGCTTACTTATGACAAACAGAGATGTACCTGAAGTTTTGAACTGGTTCAAAAATTTTTCTGAATCAGAATATGCTCGAGCTGGGTTTGTGGCAACAAAGGATGTAGTGCTACCGCAGGGACCATTAAAAGATTTCTCACACACTATTGAACCACATCTTAGGCGATTAGGACTTCCAACATCATTGGACAGAGGAATCATTCATCTTATTAAAGAATATCAG GTTTGTAAGAAAGGCACTGCTCTGACACCAGAACAAGCAagcacattaaaattattagggATTCAAATGGCAGATTTCAAAGTTGTGATAAAATGTCATTGGACAAAAGGTAAAGGATACCACAAAGATCTTGAGGTACCAAGTGATGATGAAGATGCagataataatgataatgattCAGGGAATGAAGCTATGGATGCAGATGAAACttag
- the LOC115444983 gene encoding uncharacterized protein LOC115444983 — translation MSERTHSADSGEPLVPPLALAAYIACVAGAGAIANCSVIAALLKSSKHGLFSIIIQLAIADFILGASICPELWSYNIRTWYFGSHGCVIYRGLNVLASTATSYIVMTIALHTLATVNLEEKNITRRIKRDEQDEDDEMRSSRHSLVASSDSSTPPRTMNLDYRLNTNKISVAQPSAFVWILSISLCVPEFALAAAVHLDHGVIFCTVVDPDHKLYMYSMFALFNLFLPTIIMTIAATLVIIKIKSKRVMSVINNNETIALLKLSLWLIAIYIILSTPHSVMNGYSIYSTSIRGNETSLYDITQEDYTVAYTTVVLSAVHLASTLFRPILCIAILPSVRKGLSCQSVAIETEHV, via the exons ATGTCGGAGCGCACGCACTCGGCTGACTCGGGCGAGCCGCTCGTCCCGCCGCTCGCGCTCGCCGCTTACATCGCGTGTGTCGCCGGCGCTGGAGCTATTGCCAATTGCTCTGTAATAGCTGCACTCCTTAAATCATCAAAACACG GATTATTCTCCATCATCATACAGTTAGCTATAGCAGACTTCATACTAGGGGCATCAATATGTCCAGAATTATGgtcttataatataagaacctGGTATTTTGGAAGTCATGGCTGTGTGATTTATAGAGGACTAAATGTGCTGGCATCTACGGCTACATCATACATAGTGATGACTATAGCATTGCACACACTCGCAACTGTCAATCTAGAAGAGAAGAATATCACACGGCGCATTAAACGGGATGAACAAGATGAAGATGATGAGATGCGGTCTTCGCGTCACAGTCTGGTCGCCAGCAGCGACTCCTCTACACCTCCACGAACCATGAATCTGGATTATAGGCTAAACACTAACAAAATATCGGTGGCGCAGCCTAGTGCGTTTGTTTGGATCCTGTCCATTTCGCTCTGTGTCCCCGAATTTGCATTAGCTGCTGCAGTACATTTGGACCATGGAGTCATTTTTTGCACAGTTGTGGACCCCGATCATAAATTGTACATGTATTCAATGTTTgccctttttaatttgtttttacctACGATTATTATGACTATAGCTGCCACactagttataattaaaataaaatccaagcGTGTAATGTCTGTGATCAACAATAACGAAACTATTGCCTTATTGAAATTATCGTTGTGGTTAATAGCAATATATATAATCTTAAGCACACCTCATTCAGTTATGAATGGATATAGTATATATTCTACATCTATAAGAGGGAATGAAACATCTTTATATGATATAACTCAAGAAGACTACACCGTGGCCTATACAACAGTTGTGTTAAGCGCAGTTCACTTGGCCTCTACTTTGTTTCGCCCTATATTATGTATAGCTATATTACCGAGTGTAAGAAAAGGACTTTCGTGTCAATCTGTAGCTATCGAAACGGAACATGTGTGA
- the LOC115444953 gene encoding 14-3-3 protein zeta isoform X2: protein MSVDKEELVQRAKLAEQAERYDDMAAAMKEVTETGVELSNEERNLLSVAYKNVVGARRSSWRVISSIEQKTEGSERKQQMAKEYRVKVEKELREICYDVLGLLDKHLIPKASNPESKVFYLKMKGDYYRYLAEVATGETRHSVVEDSQKAYQEAFDIAKAKMQPTHPIRLGLALNFSVFYYEIINSPARACHLAKQAFDDAIAELDTLNEDSYKDSTLIMQLLRDNLTLWTSDTQGDGDEPAEGGDN, encoded by the exons ATGTCCGTCGACAAGGAGGAACTGGTGCAACGCGCCAAGCTGGCAGAGCAGGCTGAACGATATGACGACATGGCGGCTGCGATGAAAGAAGTAACGGAAACCGGCGTCGAACTCAGCAATGAGGAAAGGAACCTCCTTTCCGTTGCTTATAAAAATGTGGTAGGCGCCCGACGGTCGTCATGGCGAGTCATCTCCTCCATTGAACAAAAAACCGAAGGTTCGGAAAGAAAACAACAGATGGCAAAAGAATATAGGGTTAAAGTAGAAAAGGAGCTCAGAGAAATCTGCTACGATGTACTg GGCTTACTTGACAAGCACCTTATCCCTAAAGCTAGTAATCCAGAAAGTAAAGTATTTTACCTCAAAATGAAAGGAGATTACTACAGGTACCTTGCGGAAGTGGCCACAGGAGAAACCAGACATT CCGTGGTGGAGGACTCGCAGAAGGCCTACCAGGAAGCGTTCGACATCGCTAAGGCCAAAATGCAACCGACCCACCCCATCAGGCTCGGTCTAGCGCTCAACTTTTCCGTCTTTTATTACGAGATAATCAACTCCCCTGCGCGAGCGTGCCACTTAGCTAAACAG GCGTTCGACGACGCGATCGCTGAACTAGACACACTGAACGAGGACTCGTACAAAGACTCGACGCTGATCATGCAGCTGCTGCGAGACAACCTGACGCTGTGGACGTCGGACACGCAGGGCGACGGCGACGAGCCCGCCGAGGGTGGTGACAACTAA